Proteins from a genomic interval of Halopseudomonas litoralis:
- a CDS encoding DUF3275 family protein, which produces MAPIVVPGQLTLRTIRGRNGPFTVGRLTTHLGVFEVKDAELEQYPEGKYDGEFIIRYIFPKAYPTGGGMRFEIRANLDGMTLNGIDSLSRDEARSFAAQDVDPLDEEQGAQPAVTPVKPSAPSKPAKTDPALDQASVNPLVDTTPLGLDTPTPDSTAGFGSADSEDAELFGILWPLDESVKLDSTIDRRTLRAQIARLGELGYALDFKAQEWSRQAELQPA; this is translated from the coding sequence ATGGCTCCCATCGTTGTTCCCGGCCAGCTCACGCTGCGTACCATTCGCGGCCGCAACGGGCCATTCACCGTCGGTCGCCTTACCACGCACCTCGGTGTGTTCGAGGTGAAGGACGCGGAACTGGAGCAGTACCCCGAAGGCAAGTACGACGGGGAATTCATCATCCGCTACATTTTTCCGAAGGCTTATCCCACTGGTGGCGGCATGCGGTTTGAGATCCGTGCCAACTTGGACGGGATGACGCTAAACGGAATTGACAGTCTGAGCCGCGACGAAGCGCGCAGCTTCGCCGCCCAGGACGTCGATCCGCTTGATGAAGAACAGGGAGCGCAACCAGCGGTGACGCCGGTCAAGCCCTCCGCCCCGTCCAAACCGGCCAAGACCGACCCTGCACTTGATCAAGCATCAGTGAATCCGCTGGTCGATACCACTCCTTTGGGGCTGGATACTCCTACACCGGATTCGACTGCTGGTTTTGGCAGCGCTGATAGTGAGGACGCTGAATTGTTCGGCATCCTGTGGCCTCTGGACGAGTCGGTGAAGCTGGATTCGACCATCGACCGCCGCACCCTACGTGCGCAGATCGCCCGCTTGGGTGAACTGGGCTACGCGCTGGACTTCAAGGCGCAAGAGTGGAGCCGTCAGGCCGAACTGCAACCTGCGTGA